One window of Gemmatimonas aurantiaca genomic DNA carries:
- a CDS encoding response regulator transcription factor, with amino-acid sequence MRVLLVEDDDTLRESATAFLRASGFAVDPAATGKMARGLAAVSPYDVVVLDVRLPDDDGFVLCTALRARIPAPRILMATARDGVEDRIAGLDLGADDYLVKPYALGELVARLRALMRRPDHAAPTVLQVEDLVLDPATREAHRNGRVITLTTKEFAVLEVLMRAPGRVLTREFIGEHAWDDNFDPMSNVIDVYIARLRRKIDGEGETPLLSTVRGAGYRLAVSSRG; translated from the coding sequence ATGCGTGTGCTGCTGGTGGAAGACGACGACACGTTGCGCGAGAGCGCAACGGCATTTCTGCGGGCGTCCGGGTTTGCGGTGGACCCGGCCGCCACAGGGAAGATGGCGCGTGGGCTCGCCGCCGTCAGCCCGTATGATGTCGTGGTGCTCGATGTCCGATTACCCGACGACGACGGATTTGTGCTCTGCACCGCGTTGCGGGCGCGCATTCCGGCCCCGCGTATCCTGATGGCCACGGCGCGCGATGGGGTGGAGGACCGCATCGCCGGGCTCGATCTCGGCGCCGACGACTATCTCGTGAAACCCTACGCTTTGGGCGAACTCGTGGCGCGGCTGCGTGCCCTCATGCGGCGTCCCGACCATGCGGCGCCGACTGTGCTGCAGGTGGAGGATCTGGTGCTCGATCCCGCCACGCGCGAAGCCCATCGCAATGGTCGGGTGATCACGCTCACGACCAAGGAGTTCGCGGTGCTCGAAGTGCTCATGCGCGCGCCGGGTCGCGTGCTCACCCGTGAGTTCATCGGGGAACATGCGTGGGACGACAACTTCGACCCGATGAGCAACGTCATCGACGTCTATATCGCCCGTCTGCGGCGCAAGATCGACGGCGAAGGGGAAACGCCGCTCCTGTCCACCGTGCGCGGTGCCGGCTACCGGCTGGCCGTGTCGTCACGCGGCTGA
- a CDS encoding patatin-like phospholipase family protein — MNGRKHKLDTATGEWAAARPRIRPRIGLVLGGGALKGMAHIGALRALAEAKITPALYAGTSIGAMIAAAAASGRTPENLLERARRFRRRDLFRINHMGMLMERMLSRSIYLEGPLRSLCEELVDEGTFETFRRPLLVTAVDIERGVPVVFGRPGLRAVKVRDAVYASCALPGFFPPGVVGNRVCIDGGTTDNLPIGIAALGMDALIAVDVGMADVPLATGVAEQGFASIFMRAAAMMMHEQQQGVLDRWAAPPLLLVRPPVSHIGPFSFSHVEELIEAGYHSMRDALGSLDQMLAAPGGVFPRQEVKIVVDRDRCTGCGICVANAPELMALDREQKAFPLLPIHEFSPADAAFARCCPEDVIRVEPTTPTETVADQLVQSA, encoded by the coding sequence ATGAACGGCAGGAAACACAAGCTCGACACCGCCACCGGCGAGTGGGCCGCGGCACGCCCGCGGATCCGCCCGCGGATCGGATTGGTGCTGGGCGGGGGCGCCCTCAAAGGCATGGCGCACATCGGGGCCCTGCGTGCGCTCGCCGAAGCGAAGATCACGCCGGCGCTCTACGCCGGCACCAGTATCGGCGCCATGATCGCCGCCGCCGCGGCCAGCGGACGGACACCCGAGAATCTCCTCGAGCGGGCCCGCCGCTTCCGCCGTCGCGACCTCTTTCGCATCAATCACATGGGCATGCTGATGGAACGCATGCTCTCCCGGTCCATCTACCTCGAAGGCCCCCTCCGGAGCCTCTGCGAGGAACTGGTCGACGAAGGCACCTTCGAAACGTTCCGCCGGCCCCTGCTGGTCACCGCCGTGGACATCGAACGCGGGGTGCCCGTGGTCTTCGGCCGCCCCGGGCTCCGCGCCGTGAAGGTGCGCGATGCGGTGTATGCCTCCTGTGCGCTGCCGGGCTTCTTCCCACCCGGCGTGGTCGGCAACCGGGTCTGCATCGACGGGGGCACCACCGACAATCTCCCCATCGGCATCGCGGCGCTGGGCATGGACGCCCTCATCGCGGTCGACGTGGGCATGGCCGACGTCCCCCTGGCCACCGGCGTGGCCGAACAGGGCTTTGCGTCGATCTTCATGCGCGCTGCGGCCATGATGATGCACGAGCAGCAGCAGGGCGTGCTTGACCGCTGGGCCGCCCCGCCGCTGCTGCTGGTGCGGCCTCCGGTCTCCCACATCGGCCCCTTCTCCTTCAGCCACGTGGAGGAACTCATCGAGGCGGGCTATCACTCCATGCGGGACGCCCTGGGTTCGCTCGACCAGATGCTGGCCGCGCCCGGCGGCGTGTTTCCGCGCCAGGAAGTGAAAATCGTGGTCGACCGGGACCGTTGCACCGGCTGCGGCATCTGCGTGGCCAATGCGCCCGAACTCATGGCGCTCGATCGGGAACAAAAAGCCTTCCCTTTGCTCCCCATCCACGAATTCTCCCCGGCCGACGCCGCGTTCGCCCGCTGCTGCCCGGAGGACGTCATCCGGGTGGAGCCCACCACGCCCACCGAAACCGTGGCCGATCAACTCGTCCAGAGCGCGTAG